Within the Opitutaceae bacterium TAV5 genome, the region CCAACTTCTCTTGCGTCAGGCCCAAGGCTTCACGCTTTTCCCGCACCCATGTTCCCAAATGGGACAGGAGTGGGTTTCGTTTTGGTGAAAACCTTTTCCGGCCGGGCGTGATCCGATTCTTCATTTTAGAATCCGCCACTTTTCAGCAGTTCCGCTCCCGTCAAGCCCAGCGCTTTCGCCACGTGCAAAACGACATCGAGGGGCAGCATTTTCTCTCCGCGTTCGATTTCACCCATGCAGGTCGTGTTGATGGCTTACTTGGTGGAAGATTTTCGGGCAGGCTTTATTGCGTTGGCTGCTTCTCGCAAACGAGACTCTTCCGGGGTCACCGGAGGACAGCCATCCGCATACCACTTGCGGACGATCAAGCCGGCATACTCGGTCGGGTTACTGCTGAGCGGTGCACTGTAGCGCTCAAGCTCTTGGGCAATGTGTTCCGGGAGAGAGAGGTTGAAGCGTCGTTTTTCCATTACGGAACAATGGGATGCAACTTTCTCAGGAAAATCACTTGTGTTATTACGAATCTTTTGATTCCATAAGATTCCGATTAAGGATTTCTTTCCCATGAAACATCCAACCCTCCCTCCCCCATCACCGGCGCTTCGTGCCGTGGCCTGTCTCGCCCTCGCCGTCTCGGCGCAGGCTTTTGTCGCCCTGCCGTCCGCTGTCGCCAGCGAATACACCTACAATGCCTCCGTGGCGGACTGGTTCACCGCCTCGGAGACTCTGCCCGCTTTCACCAAATACGTTGTCAGGGGGACTGGTTCTCCGTCCCAAACGTTTTATGTGACCGATGACCTGAACAAGATCGAGGTCAGGAGCGAGCAGACCAACGCCAACGCAAATGCTCCAGGCACGTATGCCGGCGCCACGTGGGCAGCGCCGGAAGGTGAACAGATCACGAGCATCACCTTCACCTACCAGTCCGTGCTCAGCCCCAACCTGCAACTTTCCGTGTATGTCGGGGAGGGGAATTTCGACACGAAGCTGGAGAGCGTCATCCCGTCAGGCACCATAGACAATCGCAGTACCGGAACCTCCCTGACCTGGACCGTGCCGGATGGCGTGGTGGCCACCGGTTTCCAGTTCCGCAACTGGGACTTGATCGCTGCGGCCGGAGTATCGAATGCGTGGCGCTCCACCATCGTCGCCGTCACCATCACCACCCGGCCCTATGTTCCCAATGTCCCCGAGCCGGCCTCCTGGACGATTCTTGCCGGAGCCGGTGCTTTTGTAGCCACATATATACTACGCAACCGGCGAAAGCTGGACTGAACTTTCCTCGCTTTGCCCTCCGGTTCGTGTGCCGCGGAGAACGCGACACATGAACCGCAGGCACCCGGAATCCACCCCTTTCCCCACCGCCTTTCCTGCCCATGAAACTTCAAAATTCTTCCCCTTTTACGCGTGCCTTCACCTTGGTCGAACTCCTCACCGTCATCGCTATCATCGGTGTCCTCGCGGCCATCCTCATCCCGGTGGTCGGCAAGGCCCGCTCGGCGGCGCATGCGGCCTCCTGCCTCAGCAACATGCGGCAACTGGCCACTTCGCTCCTCATCTGGAGTGAGGCCAATCGCGGCAAGCTCCCCAACTCCACCAATCCGGGCTGGGATGAAGCCGCACTCTCCATTCTCTCCGATGCCACCCCGACTCCGTGGAATCCCCTGCTCCGGTGCGCCGCCGACAAGCTGGAGCGAACCACCAACAACCCGGAGGAGCCGCGCTCGTATTCGATCAATCCGGTGCTGTTCAACCAGAACGGCCAATACGATCATTCCGGCTGGAATCCCGCCAATCCGGGCACCCGGAAAGGCGGCGAAGGCATGCTGATCCGCAATATCGGCAATCCCGCCCGCATGGTGATGTTGTCCGAGAAACATGATGCCGTGAACAGTTACAAGGCCGCCGGCTGGTTCGGCAGCGCCTCCCTGACGGATTCCCACAACGGCGGCATGAACGCGGCCTTCTGCGACGGCCACGCCCGCCGCATCCCGCGAACCGCCGACCTGCTTGTCATGGATGGCAACTACTCCGTTTACCAGACCACCTACATCAGAAACAACTGAGCCTCCGTTTCCGGCACCTCCCTCTCCTTCCTTCATCGCCAGAAAAACGGAGGAGCTTACCGCATTCTCCATCGTCCTCCTGTTCCGTAAACCGTATTTTCCCGAACGTCTCATTTTCCGTCTCATGTCCCCATCCAGACATTTGTCATTTTCCACATCCCTCCCCGGCATCCTCGCTTTTGTCACCGGCATCCTTGCCGTTGCCGTGACGACATCCGGCCTGCCCACCGCCAAGGCGGCTCCGCTCGATTCCGTAGTTGTCCAGCCGAAAGCATTCCCGCACGGCCTGATCGAACTGCGCTCGGTCGGCGGGACATATCGTCCGCTGGATGGCTTTGGCCCTGTCGTCATCGACGGCCCGGCAACCCGCCTGCCCGGAGAGTATGGCACGCGCCTGCTCACCGAAACGCACAGCGCCGACGACCGGGAAACCCGCCTCGTCTATCAGGTAACCGGTCTATCCCCTGCGCCGGAGTTTGCGGTGACGATCAGCCGCGACCCCGGCACGGGGAAAATCGTGCTGACGCTCGAAGGTCTCGCCGGCGAGTTCGCCGGCGCACATCCCGGCCGCCTCGCGGCCGACGCCTCGCTCGTCGGTTTCAATGTCCCCACCCGCTACACGGAAGACTATGCGCAGCACGGACGTTTCCCCGATCTGTTTTACCATCGCCGGCTCGGCCTCTGGTTTCGCGGATGCTGGGATCTCGATTCCAGCAATGCGGCGACCAGCGATTCCCTGTATCCGAAAAACAGAAACACGCTTCAGGGCGAGGATGCCGTTTTCTTCCCGGGGCTTGCCGACGAGGGCGATACGGCCGACAGCCCGGACGCCAACAACAAAAACGCCGCCGCCGGCTACTTTCTCGCCAGCCGCCTGACCTACCTGCCGCTGCGCGACGGATCGCGTCGCCTCTTGCGCGAGCGTTTCGAACTCTCCCTCGCCGACAACCTCTGGGGCGCCGTCGCGATCCCCGCCAACCGGTCGAGCCCGTATCGCGAGACGATGAAGGACCTCATGTATGTCGACCTCTGGGCCGGCTTCTATCCTGACCGCTCGGCGTTCACCGCGTGGATGCAGGAGACGGTGGGCCGCTACATCGGCGGACTCTGCATCGTGCAAAACTGGCAGGGCGGCGGCTTCGATTCCAACCTGCCGCTCGCCATCGCCGACGAGCTCCCGCCCAGCCCGCGCATGGTCGGCACTCCCGAACAACTGAAGGCGTGGATGGAGCAGATGAAAAGCTGGGGGTCGGCCGGACTGCGCACCAACTACCAGCTTTACCGCAGCAAGGAAAAACCGCTTCCGCAGACCGTGCGCCGCGCACTCGACGCTCACGGGAAACCCAAGTGGCACACCCAACCGCAGGACATCCTGCCGGTCATCGAACGGCAGGAGCATTACATCCAGTCCTTGCTCGGCACGACGGCCACGTTCTCCGACCAGATCACGTCGGGCGGCCCCGCCTGGGCCTATGTCGATTTCACGCCCGGCAATCCCGACGCCGGCACGATCCGCGGCGCTCGCTCCGCGCTCCGCGCCGAAGCCCGCCTCATCAAGAGCATCGTCGGAGGTCCGCTCCTCTCCGAAACGCTCAACAGCGAATTCCTCATCGGCGAATTTGTCGACTCGGGCGATTACGGGATTTTCGAGGGTTTCCGTCGCATGATCACGCCCGAATACAAACTGCGCCGCCTGCATGCGCTCACCGTCACGCATGGCATGGGCCTCGGCTACCGCTATTTCTTCGGTCCGCCCTATGGCGGCACCGGACGTCAGGGACAGGGCAGCCGGATGTATCGTAACGACATTTACGGCGCGGGCTCCGACGATTACCGGGCCATGACCATCGCCTGGGGCAACGCCGCCTACCTCGACTACGCGCCCGATCCCGCCGTCTTTGACAAAGCGCTGACCGAAGCAATGACCGTGGGCATCCTGCAACGCCATTACCTGCTCCAGCCGGTGCGCGAAATCACTTACGAGGTCCCCGCTTCGACGGATTCGCCGGCGGACTGGCAAACGTTGGAAGCCTTGCTTCTCGCCGGGAAAAATCCGCTCCCGTATTTCGCCCGCATCAAGGTGGTTTATGGAAACGGACTCACGGTTGTCATCAACCGCAAGGACGATCCGCTGGCCTTGAAACTTCCTGTATTCGGAAACGTGCTACTTCCGAAACATGCCTGGGCGGTGTGGTCTCCGGATGGAGCCGTGGAAGGTTTTTCCGGCATTCCGGACAATCCCGACAACTCCGGGGCGACCGGCGACGCCGCCGCAAACAGGCAGGCCCTCCGCATCGACTACACACGCGACGACCATCGCAAGCTGCTGTTCATCAATCCCCGCACCACCGGGTTTCACGGACTGGCGGCGCCGGCGATTTTCGAGAGCGGCGAGAAGGTTTACGAACTGCCCGAGGATCGCCGTTATCGCGAAGCGGTTCCCGGACGCTTCGAGGATCATTTCACCGACACGCTCAGATGGTCGGGACGAGGCCGGGCGTCCCTTCTCACCGAGGGCGAAGGGGCGGAGCGCATGTCGTTTGTGCGCATCGAATCGGAAGGCCGCCCGGAGCGCATCGACAAACCGGTGGGGCTGACGCTCGCGGGCGTCGTTACGCTGCGCTATCGCACCGGTTCGACAGGCGCCACCGTTCGCGGTGGCGAAACGGGCAAGGCCCCGTTCGCCAATGTCGCCCTGATGCGTTTTGGCGAAAAGGAGGGCAAAAACCGGGAATTGCCCGGACGCCGGTGGCTGGTTTTGCCGGACACGGCGGGCGAGTGGCGTGAGGCGACGCTTCCCTTCCGTCTCGATGCGGAGGGAACCCGGCATGTCGTCCTCCGTCTTGCCGTTTCCGATACCGAAATCAGCGGAGTGAAACCCGCTTCCGGATTTCTGGATGTCGATTCCATCCGCGTCGAATCCAGCCAATGACCGCGCGATTTTTGGGCCTGCCCGGTGTTCTTGCCGCGAGCCTGCTCGCCATCGCAGCGCCCGAAGCGCGCGCATCATCATCAGTCCCTGACCCCTCAGAAAACATGCTTCCCGAAATACGCGTGCCCAAAGTGCATCTCCCGGTGCGGCTGGACGGCCGGGCGGGAGACCCGGTCTGGTCGCGGGCGGCAAGCATTACGCTGCACGACTTCTGGAAAAAACCGGAGGCGGCGCCGGCCCGGCGCACCCGCGTGCTGTTGTTGCACGACAACGAAAAACTTTACCTGGCATTCGATTGTGAGGACCACGACGTCCTCGCGGCGCGCACCGCGAAGAATGACCAGACCTTCCGGGATGACTGCGTCGAGATCATGCTGGGGGCGCCCATCGAGCGGCTGGCCGATGCCGCCTGCCTGGAGATCAACGCCCTGGGCACGCTGGCCGCTTTCTACTACCGGCACGCCGACTGGATAAACTACCGTTTCGATCCGAAAGTGGAAATCGCGGTTTCGCGCGCGCCGGTCACATGGGGACCGGGTGTGCCAGGGTATCGGGTGGAGGTGGCGATCCCTCTGGCTCCGCTGTATCCGGTCGTCGGCCTGTTCACCGGTGAAGGCGCGACCGAAGTGCCGGACACGTTTCCGGAGAAACTGCGGGCCAATTTCGCCCGCTGGGACAGGAACAGGAACGCGGGAGGGGGCGACCGGTTTACGATCTGGTCCAACCCGCAGTTTCCGTTTCCGCATCCGCACCGTCCCGAGCGTTACGGCTGGTTGCTGCTGGACCGGGACAGCGACTGATCACTACGCCGATTCGCGGGCCAGCAGCCGGACGGGCAGGGAGATCCGGCGCGGGGGTTGTTCGCCGTTCATCAACGCCGTGAGTGTGGCCACCGCGTGGTTGGCGGTCTCGGCCAGCGGTTCCTCGATCGTCGTCATCGGCGGGGTCAGGAATTCCGAGACACCGTGCATCTCGCCGCCGATCAGCGCCACGTCCTTCGGTATTTGCAGGCGCAATACGTTGGAAAGCACATTCAGCCCCTCCAGCCCCTCGTAGTTGGAGCCGGGGATGAAGATCGCATCCGCGCCGAGGCGGATCACGCGGCTGACGGCGCCGTAAAACGTCACCTCCTGGTTGCGCATCACGAACAGCTCCTCCACGCAGTCGAGCCCGGCCCGGGCCATGCCTTCCTTGTATCCGGCGAGGATGACACGTTCCTGCGATCCCCACGACCCGACAAACCCCAGCCGCTTGCGGCCCGACTTGATGAACTGCTCCGCCGCGAGGCGCCCGGCGAGCAACTGGTCGCTGCGCACCACCCAGTGGTGGTCGGCAGTCTCCGAAAAGTCGTCGGTCAGCACGACCGGCGTGTGTTTCTGCAGCTCGGCCAGCACCGGCCGGATGGGCGGGTATTCGCCCACCACGATGATGCCGTCCACATGCCGTTGCCTCAGTTCCTCGGGCGTATCCGGAAGCACCATGGTCATGTTGTGCTTGTAGAGCGCAAAGGCGATGTGCGCCCAGACGACCTGGTAATAACCCCAGTTGCGCATCGACTCCCACATGTTGTCGGAAACCACCGCCACCTGCTTGGTCCGTACCTGGACCTGCGGCCGGAAGCCCAGCGCCCGCGCCGCGTCGAAGACCCGTTTGCGCGTGTCGATGTGCACACGCCCACGGTTGTTCAGCACGCGGCTGACCGTCCCCGGCGACACGCCCGCCCGCTCGGCCACCTGATAGACGTTCACGCGCCCCTCGGCCTGTTCTCCCGCCACAGGCACGGCCTCCGCCCCGACCGGGAGAACGGGCAGCCGGGGTGTTTTTTTGCCGCCCGCTTTTTTGACAGGCGGAACGTCGGTCGAAGAAGCAGGCAGGGCGGTGGAAACAGGCCGGGGAGTCGTCGTGGGCATGAAAGGAAATAGTTCGGGAAGCGCGCTTCTCCTGAAGAGTTGAGAGAACTTTTCAGGAAAGACTGCAAAAAAGAAGATCAAAAACCTTGACCAATGGAAACTCTTTCGCAATTTCTGATCACAGTTTTACTCTGTGTTTCACCCATCGCCCTGTTGCCCGCCTGTCCGATGACGTTTTACAACCGCATGTCTTTCAGCATGATTTTCAAAACCTCCCTTGCCCTGTTCGCCGTCGCGGCCACCACCGCAGGCGCGGCTTCGTTGCCGGTAAGCGAAAAGCAGCTCCAGCAACGGGGTGCGGCCACGGTGCAGTGGCGCGACGGTGCGATCGGGCTGCGCTTCGACAATCCCCGGGGCGATTCCGGCCTCCGCCTGCTCCCGCCGGCCGGTAAGCCGTACTGGGACCTTTCCGGTGGCAAGGTCCTCGCGGTGGACGTGGAAAACCTCTCCGCCGACCGGCAGCTCCGCCTCACCCTGCACATCACCAGCGGCAAGTGGGGAGAAAAGTCGTTTGCCGCCCTCAACGCCGGCATCGCGCTCAACCCCGGCGAGAAGCGCACCATGAACCTCCCCCTCCCGCATCGCTCGACGTGGGAAACGCCGGAGGGCGTGCCCGGTCCCAAGGTGCTCGATACCGACAGGATCAACTGGCTCGAATTCGACATGCAGTGGCCCTACGAGGGCGAGCAGCCCGGCCTCGTCGATTGCCGCATCTCCAATCTCCGTCTCGACAACCCGCCCGCCGGCAGCCCGCTGGCCGTCTCGTCCCTCGCGCCCGTGCCGCCCGCCAACCGGTTTTTCCCCTTCATCGACATCTACGGCCAGTACAAGCACACCGACTGGCCCGAAAAAATCCGCACCGACGCCGACCTGAAAAAAGCGCACCAGGCCGAGCTCGCCCAACTGGCCGCGTCCACCCGTCCGGCCGAATGGAATCGCTACGGCGGCTGGGCCAACGGCCCCCGGCTCGAGGCCACCGGCAACTTCCGCACCGAAAAATACGAGGGCAAGTGGTGGCTCGTGGATCCCGAAGGCCGCCTCTTTTTCTCGCAAGGCATCGACGTCCTCATCGCCCACACCGACGCCACCAAATCGACCCAACACGAGAAGTGGTTCGATTTCCCCGTGAAGACCGCCGACCTCCCCTTCACCGACTGGAATCTCCGCAAGA harbors:
- a CDS encoding LacI family transcriptional regulator, whose translation is MPTTTPRPVSTALPASSTDVPPVKKAGGKKTPRLPVLPVGAEAVPVAGEQAEGRVNVYQVAERAGVSPGTVSRVLNNRGRVHIDTRKRVFDAARALGFRPQVQVRTKQVAVVSDNMWESMRNWGYYQVVWAHIAFALYKHNMTMVLPDTPEELRQRHVDGIIVVGEYPPIRPVLAELQKHTPVVLTDDFSETADHHWVVRSDQLLAGRLAAEQFIKSGRKRLGFVGSWGSQERVILAGYKEGMARAGLDCVEELFVMRNQEVTFYGAVSRVIRLGADAIFIPGSNYEGLEGLNVLSNVLRLQIPKDVALIGGEMHGVSEFLTPPMTTIEEPLAETANHAVATLTALMNGEQPPRRISLPVRLLARESA